The DNA region GATATTCATGGGATACTCAACAAATAGCAAAGCCTATAGAGTATTCAATTCTCGCACAAAAACCATGATGGAATCAGTAAATGTGAGTGTTGATGATGAGCTTAGTGCAAGCAAGGAATCCAATcttagtgaagaagaagatagtGCAGATGTTCTAGCCGATGATCCAGTAACGAACCTCGAcaatgagtctgatacaagtgcaGATGAACATGAAGACAAGCTGTCTATACAGAATAAAGCCCCATCCATCAGGATTCAAAAGATCCATCctcaagaaaatattattggtGAGCTTCAGGATGAAGTAACAACCAGGTCCAGAAGTCTTATTGCTCATGGATGCTACATCTCAAAGATAGAACCCAGCAATGTCAAAGAAGCTCttactgatgaatactggataaatacAATGTAAGAAGAgcttgtaagaccaagatttagtcatgtagtacaactctatattttgatgattacatgttaactattgtgtatgaacaattatggtactctaacgttgttttctaagtgtttaaatgacaggctctgGCTCTGGTCAAAAGACACTTTCTTAGAAGCACTAAGCCAAAAAGAGTAaccaacgcaacgctttcgcactcactatgttctgattaaacagtagtatatgcttcagaagttctgaagatgataagctctgatgtggattcatatcacttaaagttctgaagaccagaagctctgaaggtccagaggctctgaaggtccagaagctaagaagtgaagattTTGAaatccaagagtaagctggctctgaagaccaagtacttcacCGCTCTGATTGTGTTTACCCtagctttcttagaagcacttcattgtaaaccaaacctttcaaacagttagtttgtatttccttaaggaACCAAATTTTGtcagctccttgagaagactaagagagtgaatcttagtgttttctagttcattgtattgttagtcactaagCAGGTTGCTGGCAAGGTAATCAAACTCGAGAGTTTAGGTAAACTCGTGGAGGGGGGGTAAACTCGACTCGTAAACTCGTAAGAGTTTACCGCATgcaaaaaatacatataaaaaacACTATTATGGTGATGAACGCACACTAACAACATTAAAAATgaaccaaatcaccaacaaTAGTGATAAGAACAAGTTCAAACCATAAATTAAATTACTAACAAGTTTaagttcatacataaaagcACTAAATAATGCAAATTAAAGGTTTCACAAGTCATAAACTCAtaataaaacattaaacaaaagCCAACAAGTAATGATATCAAATTTCAAATACTTCAACATCTTAAAATCCATCATCATGGCCATCATTCATCACCACCACTAtcatgatcatcatcatcaaattcTGCTCCCGATGAGAGAGGctcatcaagtataggatcaaAGATCAAATGCTCGGGGTCCCCTTCAAGAGTAGGCTCTTTTGTGACTTGATTCTCACCAACAATGTCATTATCCCCAACAAGAGATTGTTCATCAATCTCTTCCACATCTTCAGTTATCCATTCGTCATCAGATTCTATATCATCAAAAGGAAGGACAACTTTTCTTCTAACTTGTCTAGATCTTAACTTGTTGTTGTACATCACATAGACCAAGTCATTCATCCTTTGCTGATGCAAACGATTCCTTCTCTTTGTGTGAACCtagcaataaaaattaatatccaAAATTAAGGCTCATAATTTCAATTCTAAACAAACAAAGTTGAtaactaaaaagtaaaaacataataaatttatttaccatTTCAAATGCACTCCAATTACGCTCACATCCAGAAGAGCTACAAGTCAAGCTAAGAATACGGATAGCAAAGTTCTTCAGTTCTGGGCATCCATCACCATACATGCTCCACCAATCTGCAGGAGCCATAGTCTTCCTACTACTCTTGGCATTAGCATCACCAAACAAAGAATGAGATTTCTGAAACAAAGGAATCTGATTATGAATCTTATGCCTCACCAAGGGGTCACTTGTCATCCTATCCACACAAGCAAATAACCCTTGCTTGGTCTCAAGGTCCTTTACAAAAGCATCATCATAGTGAAATCGGGGATTGAGGTAATAAGCAGCTGCATGTAATGGCTTATGGAGTTGGTTTTCCCACCTTTCATCAATAATCTTCCACACAGGCTCATAACTACACACCAATAGAAATACAAATATCAAAGAGTAAATATAATTAGGTTTTAGGCATGTTCCAAAAAAACAACacataaaaagataaattaacaAAGTTTACCTTCTTTGGACAGAATTGAAATTGCTTTTTATCTTCTCCTTGGCCGCATGCATCTCAGCATATAAAAAACCCATGGCGGGGTTCTCATCCGAATCCACCAAGCGAAGGACAGACATAAGAGGAATGGCAGCCTTGAGACATATGGTTATATTATTCCATAGACGACTATCCAAAACCATGCTTTGCACTTTTTTCCCATCTGATGAGGTAGAAACCTTGGTTGCTTTCCATTCTTCTGAGCCAAACATAGTCATCAATGCAACTTTAAGCTCATTTAGGCATCCCAAAGTCAAATATGATGTGGCGAATCGAGTGGCACCCGGCCTAATTAACTCTCTGTCTTTAGTAAAATGTTTCAACAAGGGAATGAGCATTGTTCTAGAGTATATGAATGTGGTGATCTTCCTTCCTTTTTTTATAGTTGATTCATGCACCTTTAGCTTCTTCTCAAAATCCTCCAAGATCAAATCAATGCAATGAGCAGCACACGGAGTCCAATAcaagttctttcttttctccataAGCTTTTGCCCAGCAGCTTTGTAATTTGCAGCATTATCTGTGACTACTTGCACTACATTCTCCTCTCCAACATGCTCCACAACATCATCTAGCATCTTGAAAACCTTGTCTGTTGTTTTAGAAATATCAGAAGTGTCCAATGAATATAGAAAAACAGTCCCCATAGGGCTGTTCACCAGAAAATTACAAATGGAACGCCTTTTCATATCAGTCCATCCATCCGACATGATTGTACAACCATTTTTCTTCCAATCCTGCTTAAACTCATCAAGCATGTTATGTGTTTCCTTGACTGCTCGCTTCAAGAGAGGCACTCTAATGTCATGAAAGGAAGGATGCTTATAACCAATCCCATATCTAGCAACCATGTCCAACATCTTCATAAATTCTGGATTTCTTATAGCATTGAAGGGAATAGCACTTGTGTAGAAAAACTTTGCAACTTGTAGATCAACTTGCTCCTTGTAGTTCTTCTTTACTATTTGATTCATTGTTGCTTGAACCCCACCACCATTTTTTACATTTGTAGTAAACTTTAAAATGCCATTCCCTTTTCTTTGAGAGCTTTCCGTTTGTACATCCTCACCCTCCCCCTCAACATCACCTCCATACTGAGtcaatttcctttttttatCTTTTGCAGCTTTAGCATTGTCCACAAAATCCTGCATAACTAGTCTAACATCTTCAGGCACACCGACACAAGGTTCTGAATCTTCGCTTGATCCAGCAAGATGATGCTTAAATCTGAATATTCCTCCACTGACAATTTTTGGGCAATAATTGCATTTAACTTTTCGAGCATTGCCCTCAATATCAACCCCATGTTTCCACCCCATATCAGACCGATTCCAGGAGCATTTTTCCTCCTATTTCTAGGTCCAGTAGCAGCGCTTGTTTCGTTTGAGGCACTTGAGGGATCAACTTGAGACATTGCTGCAAATAACAACatataataaagaacaaaaaTTACATGGAGAGCAGAGGATATAACAACAGAACAAGAATGTCTAATTTCTAAACTCCATGGTTCTAATTTCTAAACTAGCGATTACAATTTACAAAATCAACATAGCAACAGCCAACAGCCAAGTGCCAACAGTCAAGTGccaagtgtaagatcaagttttgatctagtagtacaactctatgttttgatgattacaagttaaccttttgatatgaacaattgtggtactctaacgtgtttttctgagtgtgctatttacaggctctgacctcaactcaatctcacacaaatcagaagcactgtgtataaagggtaacccaagcaacgctttcgcattcaccatgttcagtatgaacagtggaaaagcttcagaagttctgaagctatacaaactctgatgtggactcaatcgctagaagctctgaagatccagaagttctgataaccaagaaacactgaaggttcagatgttctgatggtgtagaagactctgaagatccagaagctgaatagtggaaactctgaagtccaaaagcaagaaactctgaaggccatgttcttccctctgagttcagaatcagaagatacaatggtcagaggatctgtgctttccctctgactctgatcaaccggcttcacaagttccaatatgaagtattcccctgatcagaagtctcctaggttaaaaggtcaagtcgctatccaagtacaaaagcaagtgtaccttcctgacgacctacctaacgttctcagccacagcagaagctggattttccagaactgccctccaacggtagcatttcccatgcaacgctcaaccctaatccttggagtatatatagaggctgaagattgaaagaagcggctagaagaagtaatacacacgcgcaagacatattcaaaatattctaagctttctttcatctgaaattcattgtgtttactattagctttttagaagcaaatctcttgtaaacaattctttgataaacagtttgtttagttcctttaggagatcaaggttgatcggatcctagagaagactaagagagtgaatcttagtgtgagctaagtcagtgtaattgttagtcacttgtaggtttcaagtgcagttgtaactcttacctgattagtggattgccttcattctaagaaggaagaaatcaccttaacgggtggactggagtagcttgagtgatttatcaagtgaaccaggataaaatccttgtgtgcttttctatctcttatctttagcacttaagttctcgaaagatttgtcaaaatctttaaggtggaagttttgttctgaaaacgttattcaaagcccccctttctaccgtttttcataccttcaattggtatcagagcgcaagttctgattaccacacctaacagtgttcagtgatccgggccggtgtgaaaaacaatggctgccaccaccagtgaaactcaaagagatggttacaatgcaaagcctcctatgttcgatggtcaaaggttcgaatattggaaagatagactggaaagtttctttctgggtttcgatgcagatctctgggatattattgtggatggctatgagcgtccagttgatgcagatggcaagaagatcccaaggtcagagatgactgcagatcccaagctgtactcacaacatcacaaagcaagagcaattcttctaagtgctatttcctatgaggagtaccagaagattacagatcgtgagtttgctaaaggcatttttgaatctctgaagatgtctcatgaaggaaacaagaaagtcaaagaatcaaaggcattgtctttgatccaaaagtatgaatccttcatcatggagccaaatgagtccattgaagaaatgttctccagatttcaattgcttgtagctggcatacgacctctcaacaagagctacacaacaaaagatcatgtcataagggtcatcaggtgtcttcctgaaagttggatgcctttggtgacttcaatagagctcacgagagacgttgagaatatgagtttagaagaactcatcagcattttgaaatgccatgagctgaaacgctcagagatgcaagatctgaggaaaaagtccatagccttgaaatccaaatctgaaaaggctaaggttgagaagtcaaaggctcttcaagctgaagaagaagaatctgaagaagcatcagaagattctgatgaagatgagctgactctgatctccaagagactcaaccgcatctggaagcacaggcagagcaagttcaaaggctctagaaaggcaaaaggaaagtatgagtcctcatgccagaagaagtcttcaatcaaggaagtcacatgttttgagtgcaaagaatctgggcactacaaaagtgattgtccaaagttgaagaaagacaagaagccaaagaagcacttcaagacaaagaagagtctgatggtgacatttgatgaatcagagtcagaggatgttgactctgatggtgaagtccaaggactcatggcaattgtcaaagacaaggaagcagagtcaaaggaagctgttgactctgactcagaatcagaaggagatcctaactcagacgatgaaaatgaggtatttgcttctttctctacctctgaactgaaacatgctttgtctgatatcatggataagtataactctttattgtctaagcataaaaagttgaaaaagaacttatctgctgtctccaagactccttctgaacatgagaaaattatttctgatttgaaaaatgaaaatcatgctttggtaaattctaactctgtgcttaagaaccagattgctaagttagaagaaattgttgcctgtgatgcctctgattgtagaaatgaatctaagtatgaaaagtcttttcaaagattcctagctaaaagcgtggatagaagcttaatggcttcaatgatctatggcgtaagcagaaatggaatgcatggcattggctattctaaaccaattagaaatgagccttctgtgtctaaagctaaatccttgtatgaatgctttgttccctctggtaccatattgcctgatcctgtacctgctaaaattgctaaaaaccctcttaaaaagggatctttctctatgactaaatatcatgcaaatattcctttaaaatattatgttgagacacccaaggtgatcagaacctctggggtaactaacaaaagaggacccagaaagtgggtacctaaggacaagattatctatgttgcagatatccttgatagctccactgaaacaccaatcatggtatctggacagtggatgctcgcgtcacatgacgggagaaaagcgtatgttccgagagctgaaacttaagcctggaggcgaagttggcttcggaggaaatgaaaagggtaaaattgttggtactgatactatttgtgtagatagtagtccatgcattgataatgttttattggtagacggcttaacacataacttattgtctataagtcaattagctgacaagggttatgatgttatattcaatcaaaagtcctgccgggctgtaagtcagatcgatggctctgttctgtttaacagcaagaggaagaacaacatttataagatcagattatctgagttggaggctcagaatgtgaagtgccttctgtctgttaataaagagcagtgggtatggcatagacggttagggcatgccagtatgagaaagatttctcagctgagcaagctaaaccttgtcaggggcttacctaatctgaagttcgcttcagacgctctttgtgaagcatgtcagaaaggcaaattcacaaaagtccctttcaaggcaaagaatgttgtctcaacctcaaggccgttagaacttctgcatatcgacctgtttggaccagtgaaaactgagtctataggtggcaagagatatgggatggttatcgttgatgactatagccgctggacatgggtaaagtttctaacccgcaaggatgagtctcatgctgtgttctctaccttcattgctcaagtgcaaaacgagaaggcttgtaggattgtgcgtgtcagaagtgaccatggtggagagtttgagaatgacaagtttgagagtctgtttgattcctatggaattgcacatgatttctcttgttccagaactcctcaacaaaatggtgttgttgagaggaagaacagaactcttcaggagatggctagaaccatgctccaagaaactggcatggctaagcacttttgggcagaggcagtaaatacagcatgttacattcagaacagaatctctgtgagaccaattctgaataagactccttatgaattgtggatgaacataaaacccaacatttcttattttcatccttttggctgtgtttgttatgttctcaatactaaggatagattgcataaatttgatgctaagtcttctaagtgtctattacttggttatt from Lotus japonicus ecotype B-129 chromosome 2, LjGifu_v1.2 includes:
- the LOC130736134 gene encoding uncharacterized protein LOC130736134: MGWKHGVDIEGNARKVKCNYCPKIVSGGIFRFKHHLAGSSEDSEPCVGVPEDVRLVMQDFVDNAKAAKDKKRKLTQYGGDVEGEGEDVQTESSQRKGNGILKFTTNVKNGGGVQATMNQIVKKNYKEQVDLQVAKFFYTSAIPFNAIRNPEFMKMLDMVARYGIGYKHPSFHDIRVPLLKRAVKETHNMLDEFKQDWKKNGCTIMSDGWTDMKRRSICNFLVNSPMGTVFLYSLDTSDISKTTDKVFKMLDDVVEHVGEENVVQVVTDNAANYKAAGQKLMEKRKNLYWTPCAAHCIDLILEDFEKKLKVHESTIKKGRKITTFIYSRTMLIPLLKHFTKDRELIRPGATRFATSYLTLGCLNELKVALMTMFGSEEWKATKVSTSSDGKKVQSMVLDSRLWNNITICLKAAIPLMSVLRLVDSDENPAMGFLYAEMHAAKEKIKSNFNSVQRSYEPVWKIIDERWENQLHKPLHAAAYYLNPRFHYDDAFVKDLETKQGLFACVDRMTSDPLVRHKIHNQIPLFQKSHSLFGDANAKSSRKTMAPADWWSMYGDGCPELKNFAIRILSLTCSSSGCERNWSAFEMVHTKRRNRLHQQRMNDLVYVMYNNKLRSRQVRRKVVLPFDDIESDDEWITEDVEEIDEQSLVGDNDIVGENQVTKEPTLEGDPEHLIFDPILDEPLSSGAEFDDDDHDSGGDE